A single window of Gossypium arboreum isolate Shixiya-1 chromosome 13, ASM2569848v2, whole genome shotgun sequence DNA harbors:
- the LOC108462911 gene encoding probable E3 ubiquitin-protein ligase RHC2A has translation MATTTSYWCYQCNRFFLISNEDPITCPDCDGGFVEEIDNMPHAARAFHADSRLVGGDGFTAMYNSTTTLRRSRMNGGDRSPFNPVIVLASPSGESTNVEQSGRGFELYYDDGGGLGLRPLPASMSEFLLGPGFDRLIEQLSQMEIQSIGRHNQPPASKAAVEAMPMVEIDDTHINNELFCAVCKEQFELGTKVLNMPCNHLYHSNCLLPWLRLRNSCPVCRHELPAAIGEEGDGSSNSLDETPMGLTIWRLPGGGFAVGRFPAGENREFPVVYTEMDGGFSGGLVPRRVSWGSGGRERGGYLRRVLRNMFGCFSGSSSSPRLDSRISSSSRSYSLFSPPSRRRGWALELDNARSRSRRRRR, from the coding sequence ATGGCAACGACGACGTCGTATTGGTGTTACCAATGCAATCGGTTCTTCTTGATTTCCAACGAAGATCCGATCACTTGCCCCGACTGTGACGGCGGATTCGTCGAAGAGATCGATAACATGCCTCATGCAGCGCGTGCTTTCCACGCTGACTCCCGTCTCGTCGGCGGCGATGGATTCACCGCGATGTACAATAGCACAACTACCCTCCGTCGAAGCCGGATGAACGGTGGCGATCGTTCTCCTTTTAATCCCGTCATTGTTTTAGCGTCACCTTCCGGGGAAAGTACAAATGTTGAACAGAGTGGGAGGGGGTTTGAGCTTTATTATGACGACGGAGGTGGATTGGGTTTGCGGCCTTTACCGGCGAGTATGTCGGAGTTTCTGTTAGGTCCTGGGTTTGACCGGTTAATTGAGCAGTTATCACAAATGGAAATCCAAAGCATTGGGCGTCACAACCAACCGCCGGCGTCGAAAGCGGCGGTTGAAGCAATGCCAATGGTGGAAATAGACGATACCCATATCAACAACGAACTGTTCTGTGCGGTATGCAAAGAACAATTCGAGTTAGGAACCAAAGTTTTAAACATGCCTTGTAACCATTTGTACCATTCAAACTGTTTACTCCCTTGGCTTCGATTGCGAAATTCATGCCCCGTTTGCCGCCATGAATTGCCGGCAGCTATAGGGGAAGAAGGGGACGGGAGTTCAAATTCATTGGATGAGACCCCCATGGGGTTGACCATTTGGAGATTACCGGGTGGTGGGTTCGCGGTGGGGAGGTTTCCAGCTGGAGAGAATAGAGAGTTTCCCGTTGTTTATACGGAAATGGATGGTGGTTTTAGCGGAGGGTTGGTGCCGCGGAGGGTTTCATGGGGGAGTGGAGGTAGGGAAAGAGGAGGGTATCTTAGAAGGGTGTTGCGGAATATGTTTGGGTGTTTTAGTGGTTCAAGTTCTTCTCCTAGGTTGGATTCAAGGATAAGTAGTAGTAGTAGATCATATTCCCTGTTTAGTCCTCCTTCAAGGAGAAGAGGTTGGGCTCTTGAACTTGATAATGCAAGATCTAGAAGTAGGAGAAGAAGAAGGTAA